One genomic window of Gimesia chilikensis includes the following:
- the hslV gene encoding ATP-dependent protease subunit HslV, whose amino-acid sequence MSSKDKKKWRSTTILTVRHGGKVAIGGDGQVTHGDTVMKSDTRKIRKILDGQIVCGFAGSTADAFSLLERFEVKARDYPGNMPRAATELARDWRTDRVLRKLEALIIVVNTEHSLLITGQGDVVVPSDGVIGIGSGGNYATAAARALVRHSDLSAPEIVKNSLGIASEIDIYTNNNIIVEELECTN is encoded by the coding sequence ATGAGTTCCAAAGATAAAAAGAAGTGGCGTTCGACAACGATCCTGACAGTGCGTCATGGCGGCAAAGTGGCGATCGGCGGCGATGGACAGGTCACGCACGGCGATACCGTTATGAAGAGTGATACCCGCAAGATCCGGAAAATTCTGGATGGACAGATTGTGTGTGGGTTCGCCGGGTCTACCGCAGATGCTTTTTCGCTACTGGAACGGTTTGAAGTCAAAGCGCGGGACTATCCCGGAAATATGCCCCGCGCAGCAACCGAGCTTGCCCGTGACTGGCGGACCGACCGCGTCCTGCGGAAGCTGGAAGCGCTGATTATTGTGGTTAACACCGAACACAGTCTGCTGATTACCGGGCAGGGGGATGTCGTTGTTCCTTCGGATGGAGTGATTGGCATTGGTTCGGGGGGCAACTACGCGACTGCGGCTGCCCGTGCCCTGGTGAGGCATTCAGATCTGTCTGCCCCGGAAATCGTCAAAAACTCGTTGGGTATCGCATCAGAAATCGATATCTATACGAATAATAATATTATCGTGGAGGAGTTGGAGTGCACGAATTAA
- a CDS encoding DUF1501 domain-containing protein yields the protein MSILPQSLFSRRDLLKKSAIGFGNLALLSMLNEESKAAASSKDPLAPQQPHFTPRAKRVIFLFMKGGPSHMDTFDYKPQLQKYDGKPLPFDKPRVQFAPTGNLLKSPWKFKQYGESGIHVSELFPHVAECVDDLCILNSVYGTNAAHGGALLKLHTGSDAFVRPSMGSWVTYGLGTENQNLPGFITICPTLAHGGVKNWSSAFLPAPYQGTPLGNAAIAAENAQIEYIKNNFLSRKVQRKQVEFMNELNRMHQDEAGPNQVLDARIGSFELAFRMQEEVPEVQDISDESEATQKMYGLDQKETADFGRQCLMARRFAERGVRFIQVSHSDQKVQWDQHSNLFEGHTKNAKEVDQPIAALLKDLKQRGLLKDTLVVWGGEFGRTPTAQGKNGRDHNPEGFTMWLAGGGVKSGFQYGATDEFGYYATKDKMHIHDFHATLLHILGMDHEKLTYRYAGRDFRLTDVAGHVAHGVLA from the coding sequence ATGAGTATCCTGCCTCAATCACTGTTCTCCCGTCGGGATCTGTTAAAGAAATCAGCAATTGGTTTCGGCAATCTGGCGCTGCTCTCCATGTTGAATGAAGAGTCAAAAGCGGCTGCCTCATCGAAAGATCCTCTTGCGCCCCAGCAACCACATTTTACTCCACGTGCCAAGCGGGTGATCTTCCTGTTCATGAAGGGCGGTCCTTCTCACATGGACACGTTCGATTACAAGCCTCAGTTACAGAAGTATGATGGCAAGCCGCTGCCTTTCGATAAGCCCCGGGTACAGTTTGCACCAACCGGCAATCTGTTGAAGTCGCCCTGGAAATTCAAGCAGTATGGTGAGAGCGGAATTCATGTCAGTGAACTGTTTCCTCATGTCGCTGAATGCGTGGATGATTTATGTATCCTGAATTCTGTCTACGGGACTAATGCAGCCCACGGTGGCGCTCTGTTGAAACTGCATACGGGGAGTGATGCATTTGTGCGTCCGAGTATGGGCTCATGGGTGACTTATGGCCTGGGCACGGAAAATCAGAATCTGCCCGGCTTCATTACCATCTGTCCGACTCTGGCACACGGTGGTGTCAAAAACTGGAGCTCCGCGTTTCTGCCAGCCCCATACCAGGGAACTCCGCTCGGGAACGCTGCGATCGCTGCGGAAAACGCTCAGATTGAATATATCAAGAACAACTTCCTCTCCCGAAAAGTACAGCGGAAGCAGGTCGAGTTCATGAATGAACTGAACCGGATGCACCAGGATGAAGCCGGTCCGAATCAGGTACTCGATGCCCGCATCGGCAGCTTTGAACTTGCCTTCCGCATGCAGGAAGAAGTTCCCGAGGTGCAGGATATTTCAGATGAATCTGAAGCCACTCAGAAAATGTATGGCCTGGATCAGAAAGAGACCGCGGACTTTGGACGCCAGTGTCTGATGGCCCGTCGTTTTGCAGAACGTGGCGTACGTTTTATTCAGGTTTCTCACAGTGACCAGAAGGTCCAATGGGATCAGCACAGTAACCTGTTTGAAGGGCATACCAAAAATGCGAAAGAGGTCGACCAGCCGATCGCAGCTCTCTTGAAAGACCTGAAACAGCGTGGTCTGCTCAAAGATACGCTCGTGGTCTGGGGCGGTGAATTCGGCCGGACTCCTACTGCTCAAGGTAAGAATGGTCGCGACCATAATCCCGAAGGGTTCACAATGTGGCTGGCAGGGGGCGGCGTGAAGTCCGGCTTCCAGTACGGGGCGACCGATGAATTCGGCTATTACGCCACCAAAGATAAAATGCATATTCACGATTTCCATGCCACACTGCTGCACATTCTGGGCATGGACCATGAAAAGCTGACCTATCGATATGCCGGGCGCGATTTCCGCCTGACCGATGTAGCCGGTCACGTGGCTCATGGTGTACTGGCATAA
- a CDS encoding PSD1 and planctomycete cytochrome C domain-containing protein produces MPASLRDCFFSFVTQCSTGLFALVCLLTLSPVNAAEQKPSQEQIQFFESKIRPLLIKHCYDCHGEDAQESDLRVDTFDGIAKGGKAGSLVVPGKPEQSLLMTAVNYQSNDLQMPPDEKLSKQEIKDLSDWVKMGAPYPNADLSKLRAASDKGKYDLEKEREFWSFQPVRKPALPEVKNKAWVKNPIDQFVLHKLEEAGLQPASPADKRTLIRRTTFDLTGLPPTQEEVENFLNDTSPNAFEKVVDRLLASPHYGEHWGRHWLDVARYADSNGLDENIAYGTAWKYRDYVVNAFNKDKPYDVFIKEQLAGDLMEPAESVAQRNERLIATGFLSLGPKVLAEVDATKMEMDIIDEQINTIGVSMMGLTLGCARCHDHKFDPISAHDYYGLAGILKSTKIMEHYNKVARWYENPLSTPEQKQEQARWDEKIKGEEAKIAALVKAENERLQKEGGKDYQLPKKPEETYTKAAQAELKTLRAEVAKLKKTRPEIPTALGAAERETTDVPIHIRGSHLTLGETVPRHVPVVLTPEPKTPFPKEQSGRLKFAEWLGNREHPLTSRVIANRVWRWHFGKGIVATTDNFGKLGAKPTNQSLLDWMAATLMEEGWSLKELHRIILLSNTWQMSSEWNAKAAAIDPDNQLMWHADIRRLEAESIRDAILAVSDGLDLTMGGSLMNVDNRAFVFNHESKDGVTYDFNRRSLYLPVIRNHLFGMFMLFDYADASVLNGNRASTTVAPQALFMLNSHLIENASHRMAEQIQHETALSPEQKIQKLFLKAYGRQPTEMEINKSLHFLDDVEQELQAETESSEQRITRAWQVLCQAFLASSEFIYLR; encoded by the coding sequence ATGCCTGCGAGTTTACGAGATTGTTTCTTTTCTTTCGTAACACAGTGTTCTACCGGGCTGTTCGCTCTGGTCTGCCTGCTGACGCTCTCACCCGTCAACGCAGCCGAACAGAAACCGAGTCAGGAACAGATTCAGTTCTTCGAATCGAAAATCCGTCCTCTGCTGATCAAGCATTGCTATGACTGTCACGGAGAGGATGCCCAGGAATCAGATCTGCGTGTCGATACCTTTGACGGGATCGCCAAAGGGGGGAAAGCTGGTTCGCTGGTCGTGCCCGGAAAGCCGGAACAGAGCCTGCTGATGACGGCTGTCAATTACCAGTCAAATGACCTGCAGATGCCCCCTGATGAGAAGCTGAGTAAGCAGGAAATCAAAGACCTGAGTGACTGGGTCAAAATGGGGGCACCTTATCCGAACGCAGACTTAAGTAAGCTCCGCGCTGCCAGCGACAAGGGTAAGTATGACCTGGAGAAGGAACGTGAATTCTGGTCCTTCCAGCCCGTACGTAAACCGGCACTACCCGAAGTCAAAAATAAAGCATGGGTCAAAAATCCCATCGATCAGTTTGTATTACACAAGCTGGAAGAAGCAGGGCTGCAGCCTGCCTCACCTGCCGATAAACGGACACTCATTCGCCGGACGACCTTTGATCTGACCGGTCTGCCCCCGACGCAGGAAGAAGTCGAAAACTTCCTCAACGATACTTCACCAAATGCCTTCGAGAAAGTCGTCGATCGTCTGCTTGCTTCACCGCATTACGGTGAGCACTGGGGACGGCACTGGCTCGACGTGGCACGCTATGCTGACTCCAATGGTCTCGATGAAAACATTGCCTACGGTACCGCCTGGAAATACCGGGATTATGTTGTCAATGCGTTCAATAAAGACAAACCTTACGACGTCTTCATTAAAGAACAACTGGCTGGCGACCTGATGGAGCCGGCTGAAAGTGTTGCACAGCGAAATGAACGACTGATTGCAACCGGCTTTCTTTCACTCGGCCCCAAGGTTCTGGCGGAGGTGGATGCCACCAAGATGGAGATGGATATCATCGACGAGCAGATCAACACGATCGGTGTTTCGATGATGGGCCTGACACTGGGTTGTGCCCGCTGCCACGATCATAAGTTCGATCCGATCTCCGCTCACGATTATTATGGTCTGGCCGGTATTCTTAAAAGTACGAAGATCATGGAGCACTACAATAAAGTCGCTCGCTGGTACGAAAATCCGTTGTCCACTCCTGAGCAGAAGCAGGAACAGGCCCGCTGGGATGAGAAAATCAAAGGCGAAGAAGCAAAAATTGCTGCACTGGTCAAAGCGGAAAATGAACGGTTGCAGAAAGAGGGAGGGAAAGACTATCAACTCCCCAAGAAACCGGAAGAAACTTATACCAAAGCAGCACAGGCAGAGTTGAAAACACTGCGAGCCGAAGTTGCGAAACTCAAGAAGACGCGTCCTGAAATCCCCACGGCCCTCGGTGCCGCAGAGCGGGAAACTACGGACGTACCGATTCACATTCGCGGCAGTCATCTGACACTGGGAGAAACCGTCCCCCGGCATGTGCCTGTCGTGTTGACTCCCGAACCCAAAACTCCGTTTCCCAAAGAACAGAGTGGTCGTCTCAAGTTCGCTGAGTGGCTGGGCAACCGCGAACATCCTCTGACCTCGCGCGTGATTGCGAACCGGGTCTGGCGCTGGCACTTTGGGAAGGGAATTGTTGCGACTACCGATAACTTCGGAAAACTGGGCGCCAAGCCTACCAATCAGAGTCTGTTGGACTGGATGGCGGCAACGTTAATGGAAGAGGGCTGGTCGCTCAAAGAGCTGCACCGCATAATTTTGTTGTCGAATACCTGGCAGATGAGCAGCGAATGGAATGCGAAAGCGGCAGCGATCGATCCCGATAACCAACTGATGTGGCATGCCGACATTCGCCGTCTGGAAGCAGAATCGATTCGCGATGCCATCCTGGCTGTCAGTGATGGACTGGACCTGACCATGGGCGGTTCATTGATGAACGTTGACAACCGTGCGTTTGTCTTCAACCACGAATCCAAAGATGGGGTGACATACGATTTCAACCGTCGTTCACTCTATCTGCCTGTCATCCGTAATCACCTGTTCGGCATGTTCATGCTCTTTGATTATGCAGATGCCAGCGTGCTCAACGGGAACCGGGCGTCGACGACAGTGGCTCCCCAGGCACTATTCATGCTTAACAGTCATCTGATCGAAAATGCTTCCCATCGGATGGCAGAACAGATTCAGCATGAAACCGCATTGTCTCCGGAACAGAAGATTCAGAAGCTGTTCCTCAAGGCATATGGACGTCAACCAACGGAAATGGAAATCAATAAATCTCTGCACTTCCTGGACGATGTTGAACAGGAACTGCAGGCGGAAACGGAATCTTCGGAACAACGGATCACGCGTGCCTGGCAGGTGCTCTGTCAGGCATTTCTGGCTTCCAGTGAGTTCATCTATCTGCGATAG
- a CDS encoding aminotransferase class V-fold PLP-dependent enzyme, translating into MLDLQTRNQDFPSLQGRTYLNTAAEGIPPLQVKAAFDQYFEDKLLGMDGRKLHEAQWDAAKSLIAGMYGLSSDEVSICSCSSEAFNLAYQALQLKEGDEVIISDLDFPASYTFGLQQSCPATVKIWEARDWELRLEDLQSLLTDKTRMVSISLVSFFNGFMIPLKEVIQTIRQHSSALIALDVTQALGRIPLDLDDIDLVISSTHKWILASHGGGLVGVPSKKASDWTVPAGGWFNLKDAFGDQRFEKAESLPGAASFTVGMPNYPAVYAIRAALQYITETGVEKIDQATAPLVEACLAGLKEASVELISPQQTEDLAGIIAFRHPEAERIYKHLHSKEIHPMYHAGRIRVALHGYNTMDDVETFLKELHHASSKSFVGN; encoded by the coding sequence ATGCTGGATTTACAAACACGGAATCAGGATTTCCCCAGTCTGCAGGGACGAACCTACCTGAATACTGCTGCAGAAGGGATTCCTCCCCTGCAGGTCAAAGCGGCCTTCGATCAGTATTTCGAGGATAAGCTGCTGGGAATGGATGGACGTAAACTCCATGAAGCACAATGGGATGCTGCCAAGTCCCTGATTGCAGGCATGTATGGCTTGAGTTCGGACGAAGTCAGCATCTGTTCCTGCAGCTCCGAAGCATTCAACCTGGCCTACCAGGCGCTGCAATTGAAGGAGGGGGATGAAGTCATCATCAGTGATCTGGACTTCCCCGCCAGCTATACTTTCGGGCTGCAGCAGAGCTGTCCTGCTACGGTCAAAATCTGGGAAGCCCGCGACTGGGAACTGCGTCTGGAAGACTTGCAATCGCTGCTCACCGATAAAACCCGGATGGTCAGCATTTCCCTGGTCAGCTTTTTCAACGGATTCATGATTCCGCTGAAAGAAGTGATTCAAACGATTCGTCAGCACTCATCAGCGTTGATCGCGTTAGATGTAACCCAGGCATTAGGCCGGATCCCATTGGATCTGGATGACATCGATCTGGTGATCAGCAGCACTCACAAGTGGATTCTGGCCTCACATGGCGGCGGACTGGTCGGTGTGCCATCGAAGAAAGCCAGCGATTGGACCGTCCCTGCCGGAGGCTGGTTCAATCTGAAAGACGCTTTCGGAGATCAGCGTTTCGAAAAAGCAGAAAGTCTGCCCGGAGCAGCCAGTTTTACGGTGGGGATGCCCAACTATCCAGCCGTTTACGCGATCCGAGCAGCCTTACAGTACATCACAGAAACAGGGGTCGAAAAGATCGATCAGGCCACGGCTCCTCTCGTGGAAGCCTGTCTCGCCGGCCTCAAAGAGGCAAGTGTCGAGTTAATTTCGCCCCAACAGACAGAGGATCTGGCAGGAATCATCGCTTTCCGGCACCCTGAAGCGGAGCGGATTTATAAGCACCTGCACAGTAAAGAGATTCACCCCATGTACCACGCTGGGAGAATCCGCGTGGCCCTGCATGGATACAACACAATGGACGATGTGGAGACGTTCCTCAAGGAACTGCACCACGCGTCATCCAAGAGTTTTGTCGGAAATTAG
- a CDS encoding IclR family transcriptional regulator: protein MSKTLERTEQKQSYRVPALEKGLEVLELLSGISQPLSLTDIADRLGRTKQELFRVMACLNEQGYLIRDANQGYRMSTKLFELGSKHASTEALIARATPHMENLTHELNESCHLNLVVRNKMLVIARVNCDADVSLAVRVGASFKLHERNSGHVALAYLSADQRCKYWEQTDLTASEIEECESEFAATRRSGFRTMESALIVGVRDTATPILGADGKLLAVLCVSHILKVGESEDSTRISTAMLECAQAISSEFGPTMLHQSTVPAGDLA, encoded by the coding sequence ATGAGTAAAACATTAGAACGTACAGAACAAAAACAGTCTTACCGTGTACCGGCCCTTGAGAAGGGGCTGGAGGTGCTGGAACTGTTGTCCGGTATCTCTCAGCCACTGTCGCTGACCGACATTGCAGACCGTCTGGGGCGAACCAAACAGGAGCTGTTTCGGGTCATGGCCTGTCTGAATGAGCAGGGGTACCTGATCCGTGATGCCAACCAGGGATACCGCATGAGTACCAAGCTGTTCGAACTGGGATCCAAGCACGCCAGTACGGAAGCCCTGATCGCGCGGGCCACTCCGCATATGGAAAATCTGACGCATGAACTGAATGAGTCGTGCCATCTGAACCTGGTTGTTAGAAATAAAATGCTGGTGATCGCCCGTGTAAACTGCGATGCAGACGTCTCGCTGGCAGTTCGCGTTGGTGCGAGTTTCAAGCTGCATGAACGAAACAGCGGCCATGTCGCGCTGGCCTATCTATCCGCAGATCAGCGCTGTAAATACTGGGAACAGACCGATCTCACTGCTTCTGAAATTGAGGAGTGTGAAAGCGAATTCGCCGCCACCCGCCGTTCCGGTTTCCGGACGATGGAAAGTGCTCTGATTGTCGGCGTTCGCGATACGGCAACGCCGATTCTGGGTGCCGATGGCAAGTTACTGGCAGTGTTGTGCGTTTCTCATATTCTCAAAGTGGGTGAATCGGAAGACTCGACACGAATTTCAACCGCGATGCTGGAGTGTGCTCAAGCGATTTCCAGTGAATTTGGACCGACTATGTTGCACCAGTCAACTGTCCCTGCAGGGGACCTGGCTTAA
- a CDS encoding SpoVR family protein, producing MVVTTHRPLPKELSDIQQEMEQHALDYGLDFFKTIFEVLDYEELSMFAAYGGFPIRYPHWRFGAQYDELMKGYSYGLQKIYEMVINTDPCYAYLLSANDITDQKLVIAHVYGHCDFFKNNAWFSHTNRKMLDQMANHATRVNRHIDEQGYEKVETFIDTCLSLESLIDPYAPHIRRTQKSESKADTQRRRAEDAESTGGRFPAKNYMDRYINPEDALEEEASQKRQKAMELSDQLKFPKERVRDVLFFLLQYAPLEDWQRDVLTIIRDEAYYFAPQGQTKIMNEGWASFWHSTIMTRHGLTDEGLINYADHHSGTMATSPNRLNPYKLGIELLKDIEERWNKGQFGPEYDNCTDMYEREHWDKDLGLGREKIFEVRRIHNDITFIDTFLTPEFCYKNRMFSFGFNDSNKTYEIQSREFQQIKQQLLSSLSNHGRPVIYVQDANYKNRGELYLEHEYLGIELKLDYAQDTLANLHSIWKRPVNIETVVDDRPTILNYDGKKHSTNSKEKQ from the coding sequence ATGGTAGTCACAACGCATCGCCCTTTACCGAAAGAACTCAGCGATATCCAGCAGGAGATGGAACAGCACGCGCTGGATTACGGGCTCGATTTCTTCAAAACGATCTTTGAAGTGCTCGACTACGAAGAGCTGAGTATGTTCGCCGCCTATGGTGGGTTCCCCATTCGCTATCCACACTGGCGGTTTGGCGCTCAGTATGACGAGCTGATGAAGGGCTACTCATACGGTTTACAGAAGATCTATGAGATGGTGATCAATACGGATCCCTGTTACGCCTACCTGCTTAGTGCCAATGATATCACCGACCAGAAGCTGGTGATTGCGCACGTGTATGGGCACTGTGATTTTTTCAAAAACAACGCCTGGTTCTCGCATACAAACCGCAAGATGCTTGACCAGATGGCCAATCATGCGACTCGAGTGAATCGTCACATTGATGAGCAGGGTTACGAAAAGGTCGAGACCTTCATTGATACCTGTCTGTCACTGGAGAGTCTGATTGACCCTTATGCACCACACATTCGACGTACGCAGAAATCAGAATCGAAGGCTGATACGCAAAGGCGTCGAGCAGAGGATGCCGAAAGCACGGGAGGCCGTTTCCCTGCCAAGAACTACATGGATCGCTATATTAACCCGGAGGATGCTCTGGAAGAAGAAGCGAGTCAAAAACGGCAGAAAGCGATGGAACTGTCTGACCAACTGAAGTTCCCCAAAGAACGTGTGCGGGATGTGCTGTTCTTTCTGTTGCAGTATGCGCCGCTGGAAGACTGGCAGCGGGATGTTCTGACGATCATTCGTGACGAAGCTTACTACTTCGCCCCGCAGGGACAGACCAAGATCATGAATGAAGGCTGGGCCAGTTTCTGGCACTCGACCATCATGACCCGCCATGGTCTGACCGACGAGGGGCTGATTAACTACGCCGATCATCATAGTGGGACGATGGCCACGAGCCCGAACCGACTCAATCCTTACAAGCTGGGAATTGAACTGCTGAAAGACATTGAGGAACGCTGGAATAAAGGGCAGTTCGGTCCGGAGTATGATAACTGCACCGACATGTATGAAAGAGAGCACTGGGATAAAGATCTCGGTCTTGGTCGGGAGAAAATCTTTGAAGTCCGGCGGATCCATAACGATATTACATTTATCGATACGTTTCTGACCCCCGAGTTCTGTTATAAAAACCGGATGTTTTCATTTGGCTTTAACGATTCGAATAAAACGTATGAGATTCAATCACGCGAATTTCAACAGATCAAACAGCAGTTGTTGAGCAGCCTCAGCAATCATGGACGGCCTGTCATTTACGTACAGGATGCAAACTATAAAAACCGGGGCGAACTGTACCTGGAACACGAATACCTGGGAATCGAACTCAAACTGGATTATGCTCAGGACACGCTGGCCAACCTGCATTCCATCTGGAAGCGGCCGGTAAACATCGAAACCGTCGTGGATGACCGACCTACGATTCTGAACTATGACGGTAAGAAACATTCCACGAACTCGAAAGAAAAGCAATAA
- a CDS encoding DUF444 family protein has product MVRRIDRDQQRFDKIIKGKVRQQLRKYINHGEMLGRKGRETVSIPVPNIEIPHFQHGEKGSGGVGQGEGEVGQPVGRGKSEGDGQGQAGNERGQHIREVEMSLEELADMLGEALELPRIEPKGDDALTSQKDRYTSIRPTGPDSLRHFKRTYKRALRRMIASNNYDPRDPTIVPTRDDERFRSWKTVNEPHTNAAVIYMMDVSGSMTDVQKEIVRTEAFWIDTWLKRQYDGIERRYVVHDAVAHEVDEDTFYRVRESGGTRISSAYRAADYIIKRDFPPALWNIYCFQFSDGDNWGEDNTECIESLKQNLFPVCNLFCYGQVRSPYGSGDFIKELRKVEEEFDNLILSEIEDKEGIYGSIKTFLGTGK; this is encoded by the coding sequence ATGGTGCGCAGAATTGATCGGGACCAGCAACGGTTCGATAAAATCATCAAAGGGAAGGTCCGCCAGCAGCTCCGGAAGTATATCAATCACGGAGAGATGCTGGGACGCAAAGGCCGGGAAACGGTCAGTATTCCTGTACCCAATATCGAGATTCCCCATTTTCAGCACGGTGAAAAAGGGAGTGGCGGGGTCGGGCAGGGCGAAGGCGAAGTCGGTCAGCCAGTCGGTCGTGGAAAATCGGAAGGCGATGGGCAGGGGCAGGCCGGTAATGAACGGGGCCAGCATATCCGCGAAGTGGAAATGTCCCTCGAAGAACTGGCCGATATGCTCGGCGAAGCCCTGGAGTTACCCCGGATTGAGCCCAAAGGCGACGATGCACTGACGTCTCAGAAAGATCGTTATACATCGATCCGGCCGACCGGTCCCGATTCACTACGGCATTTCAAGCGAACCTATAAGCGCGCCTTGCGGCGAATGATCGCCTCCAATAATTATGATCCCCGCGATCCCACGATCGTGCCCACCCGGGATGACGAACGCTTTCGCAGCTGGAAGACCGTTAACGAACCACATACCAATGCTGCTGTGATTTATATGATGGACGTCTCCGGTTCCATGACCGATGTTCAGAAAGAGATTGTCCGCACCGAGGCGTTCTGGATCGACACCTGGCTCAAACGCCAGTACGACGGAATTGAACGCCGTTATGTGGTGCATGATGCAGTCGCTCATGAAGTGGATGAAGATACGTTTTACCGCGTTCGTGAAAGTGGCGGGACGCGTATCTCATCCGCTTACCGGGCTGCAGATTACATCATCAAACGGGACTTCCCCCCGGCACTCTGGAATATTTACTGTTTTCAGTTTTCCGATGGTGACAACTGGGGTGAGGACAACACGGAGTGTATTGAAAGCCTGAAGCAGAATCTGTTTCCTGTCTGTAATCTGTTCTGTTATGGACAGGTTAGAAGCCCCTATGGCTCCGGAGATTTCATCAAGGAACTCCGCAAGGTCGAAGAAGAATTTGATAACCTGATTCTTTCAGAAATCGAAGATAAAGAAGGCATCTACGGCTCGATCAAGACATTTCTGGGAACAGGAAAATAA